The following proteins are co-located in the Apis mellifera strain DH4 linkage group LG9, Amel_HAv3.1, whole genome shotgun sequence genome:
- the LOC409217 gene encoding guanine nucleotide exchange factor DBS isoform X3 codes for MTGEIENGDLAIRDVADLLQSQYAIIAGGKTREGCPIITFPDNGNFQNLSDLDYQRLMLYLTSVPTLQEADLGFHLIIDRRNDKWNSVKTVLLKISGFFPGLVHIAYVLRPAGFLQKAISEVSNKLFREDFKFKVIFLANIAELHEFIDKDQLTEQLGGTLPYCHHTWIQNRISLEKFSSMTQDVSFALDSFTRRLAEIEFPNNTVATTSLLSQQQIEYNELKEEILSAARHGEALLDNVRQLTGKGTADRLGNVAAIERLLVQLEETERTFDLFWTHHSSRLRHCLALRQFEADFRELQAILDQHLKTIEEMTEVGETQARVEQLLCDTSAFQRICRGDIERAEEVISAGQQLLSGRHQCPTDVVEPKCVELQRICTILSQKLERRLHMLTKCRELMERIDKANAWCTRGIELLASQNNATSPDQALQELQELIEAAEEFHHPRCIFQDSIMPETKALITQVLQRIEDVSLMCDKRIMTLKQQLIKPARPVQTVTPEPIKPLQSLPQIVKPGRILKKANTMPKMEMSPIEGESSSPESESKDIEALRLKRGHVLAELVETERIYVAELGSIIKGYKMELTNEGMTHLIPAVLIGKGDILFGNLEDIYIFHGETFLKDLENCISNTELVALCFVQRREVFFRLYSYYCQNIPRSERLREQIQNEPQFLAACQQRLGHKLPLAAYLLKPVQRITKYQLLLKDLLKYSDEPSCCTELQEALDCMLVVLKCVNDSMHQTAITGFGGDLNAQGELLLQGSFSVWSSSKRERLLRLKPSQRHIFLYEKAFIFCKHSKPQAHNKATYHFKRYLKMSQIGLTESVKGDARRFEIWLQGRAEVHTIQASTVDVKQSWVRQIKGVLMSQLAELKGKQNSALGKTNHKPLRQTISWEAQSSISGSLRTLSVDGSSVISHITDVSQLTEDDVAWSSENSNTDDEDAFSENPGPAPGGRYVALADYCAVGQSEVTMREGDNLELLKVGCAGWWFVKLINTGIEGWAPAAYLEPINRKTSRSSQSVNSQETI; via the exons ATGACAGGTGAGATTGAAAATGGAGATTTGGCAATTCGGGATGTTGCAGACCTTCTTCAATCACAATATGCTATTATAGCAg GAGGAAAAACTCGAGAAGGATGTCCCATAATTACTTTTCCTGATAAcggtaattttcaaaatttatctgaTTTGGATTATCAACGTCTCATGCTATATCTTACATCTGTACCAAc attacaaGAAGCTGATCTtggatttcatttaataattgatagaagaaatgataaatggaACTCTGTAAAAActgtgttattaaaaatttct ggTTTTTTTCCTGGTTTAGTTCATATAGCATATGTTTTACGTCCAGCAGGATTTTTACAAAAAGCTATTTCAGAAgtgtcaaataaattatttagagaagattttaaatttaaagttatatttttagcaAATATTGCTGAACTTCATGAATTCATAGATAAAGATCAACTAACTGAACAATTAGGTGGTACTTTGCCATATTGTCATCATACTTGGATACAAAACAGAATT agcttagaaaaattttcatcaatgaCTCAAGACGTATCTTTCGCATTGGATTCTTTCACACGGCGCTTAGCCGAAATTGAATTTCCTAATAATACTGTTGCAACTACATCTTTATTATCTCAACaacaaatagaatataatgaattaaaagaagaaattcttaGTGCTGCAAGACATGGTGAAGCATTACTTGATAATGTAAGACAATTAACTGGCAAAGGAACAGCTGATAGATTAGGAAATGTGGCAGCTATAGAAAG attacttGTTCAGTTAGAAGAAACAGAACGTACTTTTGATTTGTTTTGGACACATCATAGTTCTCGTTTGAGACATTGTTTAGCATTAAGACAATTTGAAGCTGATTTTAGAGAATTACAAGCAATATTAGATCAACATTTAAAAACTATAGAAGAAATGACGGAAGTAGGAGAAACTCAAGCAAGAGTTGAACAATTACTTTGTGATACATCAGCATTTCAAAGAATATGTAga ggAGATATAGAACGAGCAGAAGAAGTAATATCTGCTGGTCAACAATTATTATCTGGAAGGCATCAATGCCCTACAGATGTTGTAGAACCAAAATGTGTGGAGCTACAAAGAATTTGCACTATTTTAAGTCAGAAATTAGAAAGACGATTACATATGTTAACCAAATGTAGAGAACTCATGGAACGTATAGAtaag GCAAATGCCTGGTGTACTCGTGGAATAGAATTACTTGCATCACAAAACAATGCAACATCACCTGATCAAGCACTTCAAGAGTTACAAGAATTAATAGAAGCTGCTGAAGAATTTCATCATCCAAGatgtatttttcaagattctaTAATGCCAGAAACTAAAGCTCTTATTACTCAA gttTTACAAAGAATAGAAGATGTGTCTTTAATGtgtgataaaagaataatgacattaaaacaacaattaattaaaccaGCAAGACCAGTTCAAACTGTAACACCTGAACCAATTAAACCATTGCAATCACTGCCACAAATTGTTAAACCTGgaagaattcttaaaaaagCTAATACTATGccaaaa ATGGAAATGAGTCCTATAGAAGGAGAATCTTCATCACCAGAAAGTGAATCTAAGGATATAGAAGCTTTACGTTTAAAACGTGGACATGTTTTAGCAGAATTAGTTGAAACTGAACGAATTTATGTTGCTGAATTGGGTTCTATAATCAAAGgatataaaatggaattaacAAATGAGGGAATGACTCATTTAATACCAGCAGTATTAATAGGCAAgggagatattttatttgggAACTTAGaagatatttacatttttcatggagaaacatttttaaaagatttagaaaattgtatttcaaataCCGAACTTGTTGCATTATGTTTTGTACAAagg cGTGAAGTGTTCTTCAGATTATATAGCTACTACTGTCAAAATATTCCAAGATCCGAAAGATTACGAGAACAGATACAAAATGAACCACAATTTCTTGCAGCTTGTCAGCAAAGACTTGGTCATAAATTACCTCTTGCTGCATATCTTTTAAAGCCTGTTCAACgtataacaaaatatcaattattattaaaagatcttttaaaatatagtgaTGAACCATCATGTTGTACTGAATTACAAGAAGCATTAGATTGTATGCTTGTTGTATTAAAATGTGTTAATGATAGCATGCATCAAACTGCAATTACTGGATTTGGT ggAGATTTAAATGCACAAGGTGAACTTCTATTGCAAGGTTCTTTCAGTGTATGGAGTAGCAGTAAACGAGAACGACTTCTCAGGTTAAAACCATCACAGCgccatatattcttatatgaaaaggcttttatattttgtaagcATAGTAAACCCCAAGCTCATAACAAAGCCACATATCATTTCAAAAGATATCTAAAG atgtcACAAATTGGACTGACAGAATCAGTAAAAGGTGATGCAAGACGCTTTGAAATTTGGTTACAAGGTCGTGCTGAAGTACATACAATACAGGCATCTACAGTTGATGTCAAACAATCGTGGGTGCGTCAAATTAAAGGTGTTTTAATGTCTCAATTAGCTGAGCTTAAGGGAAAACAAAATTCTGCTCTCGGAAAAACAAATcacaa ACCTTTACGACAAACGATTTCGTGGGAAGCTCAAAGCAGTATTTCAGGATCTTTGAGAACTCTTTCAGTTGATGGTAGCAGTGTTATATCGCATATTACAGATGTTTCACAATTAACTGAAGATGATGTTGCATGGAGTTCAGAAAATAGTAATACTGATGATGAAGATGCTTTTAGTGAAAATCCCGGTCCTGCTCCT GGTGGAAGATATGTAGCATTAGCTGATTATTGCGCAGTTGGTCAATCAGAAGTTACAATGCGTGAAGGAGATAATTTAGAACTCCTTAAAGTTGGATGTGCTGGCTGGtggtttgtaaaattaataaatactggAATAGAAGGATGGGCACCAGCAGCTTATTTGGAAccaataaatcgaaaaacatCGCGCAGTTCACAATCAGTTAATAGTCAAGAAACTATTTGA
- the LOC409217 gene encoding guanine nucleotide exchange factor DBS isoform X1 — protein MASSPTSIENQIDSFLEQFKRSASRAMEDSHRSTYNACSSSISHSRSGNLDLEILEAEDVESMTGEIENGDLAIRDVADLLQSQYAIIAGGKTREGCPIITFPDNGNFQNLSDLDYQRLMLYLTSVPTLQEADLGFHLIIDRRNDKWNSVKTVLLKISGFFPGLVHIAYVLRPAGFLQKAISEVSNKLFREDFKFKVIFLANIAELHEFIDKDQLTEQLGGTLPYCHHTWIQNRISLEKFSSMTQDVSFALDSFTRRLAEIEFPNNTVATTSLLSQQQIEYNELKEEILSAARHGEALLDNVRQLTGKGTADRLGNVAAIERLLVQLEETERTFDLFWTHHSSRLRHCLALRQFEADFRELQAILDQHLKTIEEMTEVGETQARVEQLLCDTSAFQRICRGDIERAEEVISAGQQLLSGRHQCPTDVVEPKCVELQRICTILSQKLERRLHMLTKCRELMERIDKANAWCTRGIELLASQNNATSPDQALQELQELIEAAEEFHHPRCIFQDSIMPETKALITQVLQRIEDVSLMCDKRIMTLKQQLIKPARPVQTVTPEPIKPLQSLPQIVKPGRILKKANTMPKMEMSPIEGESSSPESESKDIEALRLKRGHVLAELVETERIYVAELGSIIKGYKMELTNEGMTHLIPAVLIGKGDILFGNLEDIYIFHGETFLKDLENCISNTELVALCFVQRREVFFRLYSYYCQNIPRSERLREQIQNEPQFLAACQQRLGHKLPLAAYLLKPVQRITKYQLLLKDLLKYSDEPSCCTELQEALDCMLVVLKCVNDSMHQTAITGFGGDLNAQGELLLQGSFSVWSSSKRERLLRLKPSQRHIFLYEKAFIFCKHSKPQAHNKATYHFKRYLKMSQIGLTESVKGDARRFEIWLQGRAEVHTIQASTVDVKQSWVRQIKGVLMSQLAELKGKQNSALGKTNHKPLRQTISWEAQSSISGSLRTLSVDGSSVISHITDVSQLTEDDVAWSSENSNTDDEDAFSENPGPAPGGRYVALADYCAVGQSEVTMREGDNLELLKVGCAGWWFVKLINTGIEGWAPAAYLEPINRKTSRSSQSVNSQETI, from the exons AAGATGTAGAGAGTATGACAGGTGAGATTGAAAATGGAGATTTGGCAATTCGGGATGTTGCAGACCTTCTTCAATCACAATATGCTATTATAGCAg GAGGAAAAACTCGAGAAGGATGTCCCATAATTACTTTTCCTGATAAcggtaattttcaaaatttatctgaTTTGGATTATCAACGTCTCATGCTATATCTTACATCTGTACCAAc attacaaGAAGCTGATCTtggatttcatttaataattgatagaagaaatgataaatggaACTCTGTAAAAActgtgttattaaaaatttct ggTTTTTTTCCTGGTTTAGTTCATATAGCATATGTTTTACGTCCAGCAGGATTTTTACAAAAAGCTATTTCAGAAgtgtcaaataaattatttagagaagattttaaatttaaagttatatttttagcaAATATTGCTGAACTTCATGAATTCATAGATAAAGATCAACTAACTGAACAATTAGGTGGTACTTTGCCATATTGTCATCATACTTGGATACAAAACAGAATT agcttagaaaaattttcatcaatgaCTCAAGACGTATCTTTCGCATTGGATTCTTTCACACGGCGCTTAGCCGAAATTGAATTTCCTAATAATACTGTTGCAACTACATCTTTATTATCTCAACaacaaatagaatataatgaattaaaagaagaaattcttaGTGCTGCAAGACATGGTGAAGCATTACTTGATAATGTAAGACAATTAACTGGCAAAGGAACAGCTGATAGATTAGGAAATGTGGCAGCTATAGAAAG attacttGTTCAGTTAGAAGAAACAGAACGTACTTTTGATTTGTTTTGGACACATCATAGTTCTCGTTTGAGACATTGTTTAGCATTAAGACAATTTGAAGCTGATTTTAGAGAATTACAAGCAATATTAGATCAACATTTAAAAACTATAGAAGAAATGACGGAAGTAGGAGAAACTCAAGCAAGAGTTGAACAATTACTTTGTGATACATCAGCATTTCAAAGAATATGTAga ggAGATATAGAACGAGCAGAAGAAGTAATATCTGCTGGTCAACAATTATTATCTGGAAGGCATCAATGCCCTACAGATGTTGTAGAACCAAAATGTGTGGAGCTACAAAGAATTTGCACTATTTTAAGTCAGAAATTAGAAAGACGATTACATATGTTAACCAAATGTAGAGAACTCATGGAACGTATAGAtaag GCAAATGCCTGGTGTACTCGTGGAATAGAATTACTTGCATCACAAAACAATGCAACATCACCTGATCAAGCACTTCAAGAGTTACAAGAATTAATAGAAGCTGCTGAAGAATTTCATCATCCAAGatgtatttttcaagattctaTAATGCCAGAAACTAAAGCTCTTATTACTCAA gttTTACAAAGAATAGAAGATGTGTCTTTAATGtgtgataaaagaataatgacattaaaacaacaattaattaaaccaGCAAGACCAGTTCAAACTGTAACACCTGAACCAATTAAACCATTGCAATCACTGCCACAAATTGTTAAACCTGgaagaattcttaaaaaagCTAATACTATGccaaaa ATGGAAATGAGTCCTATAGAAGGAGAATCTTCATCACCAGAAAGTGAATCTAAGGATATAGAAGCTTTACGTTTAAAACGTGGACATGTTTTAGCAGAATTAGTTGAAACTGAACGAATTTATGTTGCTGAATTGGGTTCTATAATCAAAGgatataaaatggaattaacAAATGAGGGAATGACTCATTTAATACCAGCAGTATTAATAGGCAAgggagatattttatttgggAACTTAGaagatatttacatttttcatggagaaacatttttaaaagatttagaaaattgtatttcaaataCCGAACTTGTTGCATTATGTTTTGTACAAagg cGTGAAGTGTTCTTCAGATTATATAGCTACTACTGTCAAAATATTCCAAGATCCGAAAGATTACGAGAACAGATACAAAATGAACCACAATTTCTTGCAGCTTGTCAGCAAAGACTTGGTCATAAATTACCTCTTGCTGCATATCTTTTAAAGCCTGTTCAACgtataacaaaatatcaattattattaaaagatcttttaaaatatagtgaTGAACCATCATGTTGTACTGAATTACAAGAAGCATTAGATTGTATGCTTGTTGTATTAAAATGTGTTAATGATAGCATGCATCAAACTGCAATTACTGGATTTGGT ggAGATTTAAATGCACAAGGTGAACTTCTATTGCAAGGTTCTTTCAGTGTATGGAGTAGCAGTAAACGAGAACGACTTCTCAGGTTAAAACCATCACAGCgccatatattcttatatgaaaaggcttttatattttgtaagcATAGTAAACCCCAAGCTCATAACAAAGCCACATATCATTTCAAAAGATATCTAAAG atgtcACAAATTGGACTGACAGAATCAGTAAAAGGTGATGCAAGACGCTTTGAAATTTGGTTACAAGGTCGTGCTGAAGTACATACAATACAGGCATCTACAGTTGATGTCAAACAATCGTGGGTGCGTCAAATTAAAGGTGTTTTAATGTCTCAATTAGCTGAGCTTAAGGGAAAACAAAATTCTGCTCTCGGAAAAACAAATcacaa ACCTTTACGACAAACGATTTCGTGGGAAGCTCAAAGCAGTATTTCAGGATCTTTGAGAACTCTTTCAGTTGATGGTAGCAGTGTTATATCGCATATTACAGATGTTTCACAATTAACTGAAGATGATGTTGCATGGAGTTCAGAAAATAGTAATACTGATGATGAAGATGCTTTTAGTGAAAATCCCGGTCCTGCTCCT GGTGGAAGATATGTAGCATTAGCTGATTATTGCGCAGTTGGTCAATCAGAAGTTACAATGCGTGAAGGAGATAATTTAGAACTCCTTAAAGTTGGATGTGCTGGCTGGtggtttgtaaaattaataaatactggAATAGAAGGATGGGCACCAGCAGCTTATTTGGAAccaataaatcgaaaaacatCGCGCAGTTCACAATCAGTTAATAGTCAAGAAACTATTTGA
- the LOC409217 gene encoding guanine nucleotide exchange factor DBS isoform X2: MILRRKSHGCNCPCHQHCSTKCTEDVESMTGEIENGDLAIRDVADLLQSQYAIIAGGKTREGCPIITFPDNGNFQNLSDLDYQRLMLYLTSVPTLQEADLGFHLIIDRRNDKWNSVKTVLLKISGFFPGLVHIAYVLRPAGFLQKAISEVSNKLFREDFKFKVIFLANIAELHEFIDKDQLTEQLGGTLPYCHHTWIQNRISLEKFSSMTQDVSFALDSFTRRLAEIEFPNNTVATTSLLSQQQIEYNELKEEILSAARHGEALLDNVRQLTGKGTADRLGNVAAIERLLVQLEETERTFDLFWTHHSSRLRHCLALRQFEADFRELQAILDQHLKTIEEMTEVGETQARVEQLLCDTSAFQRICRGDIERAEEVISAGQQLLSGRHQCPTDVVEPKCVELQRICTILSQKLERRLHMLTKCRELMERIDKANAWCTRGIELLASQNNATSPDQALQELQELIEAAEEFHHPRCIFQDSIMPETKALITQVLQRIEDVSLMCDKRIMTLKQQLIKPARPVQTVTPEPIKPLQSLPQIVKPGRILKKANTMPKMEMSPIEGESSSPESESKDIEALRLKRGHVLAELVETERIYVAELGSIIKGYKMELTNEGMTHLIPAVLIGKGDILFGNLEDIYIFHGETFLKDLENCISNTELVALCFVQRREVFFRLYSYYCQNIPRSERLREQIQNEPQFLAACQQRLGHKLPLAAYLLKPVQRITKYQLLLKDLLKYSDEPSCCTELQEALDCMLVVLKCVNDSMHQTAITGFGGDLNAQGELLLQGSFSVWSSSKRERLLRLKPSQRHIFLYEKAFIFCKHSKPQAHNKATYHFKRYLKMSQIGLTESVKGDARRFEIWLQGRAEVHTIQASTVDVKQSWVRQIKGVLMSQLAELKGKQNSALGKTNHKPLRQTISWEAQSSISGSLRTLSVDGSSVISHITDVSQLTEDDVAWSSENSNTDDEDAFSENPGPAPGGRYVALADYCAVGQSEVTMREGDNLELLKVGCAGWWFVKLINTGIEGWAPAAYLEPINRKTSRSSQSVNSQETI; the protein is encoded by the exons AAGATGTAGAGAGTATGACAGGTGAGATTGAAAATGGAGATTTGGCAATTCGGGATGTTGCAGACCTTCTTCAATCACAATATGCTATTATAGCAg GAGGAAAAACTCGAGAAGGATGTCCCATAATTACTTTTCCTGATAAcggtaattttcaaaatttatctgaTTTGGATTATCAACGTCTCATGCTATATCTTACATCTGTACCAAc attacaaGAAGCTGATCTtggatttcatttaataattgatagaagaaatgataaatggaACTCTGTAAAAActgtgttattaaaaatttct ggTTTTTTTCCTGGTTTAGTTCATATAGCATATGTTTTACGTCCAGCAGGATTTTTACAAAAAGCTATTTCAGAAgtgtcaaataaattatttagagaagattttaaatttaaagttatatttttagcaAATATTGCTGAACTTCATGAATTCATAGATAAAGATCAACTAACTGAACAATTAGGTGGTACTTTGCCATATTGTCATCATACTTGGATACAAAACAGAATT agcttagaaaaattttcatcaatgaCTCAAGACGTATCTTTCGCATTGGATTCTTTCACACGGCGCTTAGCCGAAATTGAATTTCCTAATAATACTGTTGCAACTACATCTTTATTATCTCAACaacaaatagaatataatgaattaaaagaagaaattcttaGTGCTGCAAGACATGGTGAAGCATTACTTGATAATGTAAGACAATTAACTGGCAAAGGAACAGCTGATAGATTAGGAAATGTGGCAGCTATAGAAAG attacttGTTCAGTTAGAAGAAACAGAACGTACTTTTGATTTGTTTTGGACACATCATAGTTCTCGTTTGAGACATTGTTTAGCATTAAGACAATTTGAAGCTGATTTTAGAGAATTACAAGCAATATTAGATCAACATTTAAAAACTATAGAAGAAATGACGGAAGTAGGAGAAACTCAAGCAAGAGTTGAACAATTACTTTGTGATACATCAGCATTTCAAAGAATATGTAga ggAGATATAGAACGAGCAGAAGAAGTAATATCTGCTGGTCAACAATTATTATCTGGAAGGCATCAATGCCCTACAGATGTTGTAGAACCAAAATGTGTGGAGCTACAAAGAATTTGCACTATTTTAAGTCAGAAATTAGAAAGACGATTACATATGTTAACCAAATGTAGAGAACTCATGGAACGTATAGAtaag GCAAATGCCTGGTGTACTCGTGGAATAGAATTACTTGCATCACAAAACAATGCAACATCACCTGATCAAGCACTTCAAGAGTTACAAGAATTAATAGAAGCTGCTGAAGAATTTCATCATCCAAGatgtatttttcaagattctaTAATGCCAGAAACTAAAGCTCTTATTACTCAA gttTTACAAAGAATAGAAGATGTGTCTTTAATGtgtgataaaagaataatgacattaaaacaacaattaattaaaccaGCAAGACCAGTTCAAACTGTAACACCTGAACCAATTAAACCATTGCAATCACTGCCACAAATTGTTAAACCTGgaagaattcttaaaaaagCTAATACTATGccaaaa ATGGAAATGAGTCCTATAGAAGGAGAATCTTCATCACCAGAAAGTGAATCTAAGGATATAGAAGCTTTACGTTTAAAACGTGGACATGTTTTAGCAGAATTAGTTGAAACTGAACGAATTTATGTTGCTGAATTGGGTTCTATAATCAAAGgatataaaatggaattaacAAATGAGGGAATGACTCATTTAATACCAGCAGTATTAATAGGCAAgggagatattttatttgggAACTTAGaagatatttacatttttcatggagaaacatttttaaaagatttagaaaattgtatttcaaataCCGAACTTGTTGCATTATGTTTTGTACAAagg cGTGAAGTGTTCTTCAGATTATATAGCTACTACTGTCAAAATATTCCAAGATCCGAAAGATTACGAGAACAGATACAAAATGAACCACAATTTCTTGCAGCTTGTCAGCAAAGACTTGGTCATAAATTACCTCTTGCTGCATATCTTTTAAAGCCTGTTCAACgtataacaaaatatcaattattattaaaagatcttttaaaatatagtgaTGAACCATCATGTTGTACTGAATTACAAGAAGCATTAGATTGTATGCTTGTTGTATTAAAATGTGTTAATGATAGCATGCATCAAACTGCAATTACTGGATTTGGT ggAGATTTAAATGCACAAGGTGAACTTCTATTGCAAGGTTCTTTCAGTGTATGGAGTAGCAGTAAACGAGAACGACTTCTCAGGTTAAAACCATCACAGCgccatatattcttatatgaaaaggcttttatattttgtaagcATAGTAAACCCCAAGCTCATAACAAAGCCACATATCATTTCAAAAGATATCTAAAG atgtcACAAATTGGACTGACAGAATCAGTAAAAGGTGATGCAAGACGCTTTGAAATTTGGTTACAAGGTCGTGCTGAAGTACATACAATACAGGCATCTACAGTTGATGTCAAACAATCGTGGGTGCGTCAAATTAAAGGTGTTTTAATGTCTCAATTAGCTGAGCTTAAGGGAAAACAAAATTCTGCTCTCGGAAAAACAAATcacaa ACCTTTACGACAAACGATTTCGTGGGAAGCTCAAAGCAGTATTTCAGGATCTTTGAGAACTCTTTCAGTTGATGGTAGCAGTGTTATATCGCATATTACAGATGTTTCACAATTAACTGAAGATGATGTTGCATGGAGTTCAGAAAATAGTAATACTGATGATGAAGATGCTTTTAGTGAAAATCCCGGTCCTGCTCCT GGTGGAAGATATGTAGCATTAGCTGATTATTGCGCAGTTGGTCAATCAGAAGTTACAATGCGTGAAGGAGATAATTTAGAACTCCTTAAAGTTGGATGTGCTGGCTGGtggtttgtaaaattaataaatactggAATAGAAGGATGGGCACCAGCAGCTTATTTGGAAccaataaatcgaaaaacatCGCGCAGTTCACAATCAGTTAATAGTCAAGAAACTATTTGA
- the LOC113218987 gene encoding uncharacterized protein LOC113218987, producing the protein MDTNLCEKNEKKMQADVSLQNTLHNKNHNLEVTNCHYMVNDELTYIQAREKKIHMDTTSNIKPKKRITKMKVKKYKSEGESNYESTKLEDSLTQVLEKFKRGCECQDDQCFKGLNPETVYRHRLNIAELTKAEHDMYLMGVTMACLTNPYETARHTERRRLRAQYVYQGRRVCLDAFLYLENCTHYQIKRIRKHLMTHGVTPRVHGNHGKIPHNTFSLDIYKIATEFLKNFIELQETKQKTKVAKNAQLHLPSDITRKVVYDSYIQYCRKISPDIKIMGYSTFRRFMKVQFPQVKFAKLEFMVRNQNQGYNKVELDKKNGTNVETSESAELITEGSALLPLLIASETGQSDTYFLTPISKLQDGMSYQITTSGFLVNKSPLPV; encoded by the exons atGGATACTaatttatgtgaaaaaaatgagaaaaaaatgcaAGCAGATGTATCTTTACAAAAtactttacataataaaaatcacaatttaGAAGTAACTAATTGTCATTATATGGTTAATGATGAGTTGACATATATACAAGCAAGAGAAAAG aaaATACATATGGATACAACAAGTAATATCAAGCCAAAGAAGagaataacaaaaatgaaggtgaagaaatataaaagtgaAGGAGAATCAAATTATGAATCAACAAAATTAGAAGATAGTTTAACTCAggtattggaaaaatttaaaagaggaTGCGAATGTCAAGATGATCAGTGTTTTAAAGGTTTAAATCCTGAAACAGTATATCGTCACAGACTAAATATTGCAGAATTAACCAAAGCTGAACATGATATGTATTTAATGGGTGTTACTATGGCCTGTTTAACCAATCCTTATGAGACAGCAAGACATACAGAACGACGTAGATTACGAGCACAATATGTATATCAGGGTAGAAGAGTTTGTTTAGatgcttttttatatttagaaaactgtacacattatcaaataaaacgaATTAGGAAACATTTAATGACTCATGGTGTCACTCCACGAGTTCATGGAAATCATGGAAAAATTCCACATAATACATTttcattagatatttataaaattgctacagaatttttaaaaaattttattgaattacaagaaacaaaacaaaagaCTAAAGTTGCAAAAAATGCACAATTACATCTTCCATCAGACATTACACGTAAAGTAGTATATGATTCCTATATACaatattgtagaaaaatatctcctgatataaaaataatgggaTATTCAACATTTAGAAGATTTATGAAAGTCCAGTTTCCACAAGTAAAATTTGCTAAATTAGAATTCATGGttagaaatcaaaatcaaggatataataaagttgaatTGGACAAGAAAAATGGAACTAATGTTGAAACATCTGAATCAGCAGAACTAATAACAGAGGGCAGTGCCTTATTACCTTTATTAATTGCTAGTGAGACAGGACAAAgtgatacttattttttaacaccAATTAGCAAATTACAAGATGGTATGAGTTATCAAATAACTACAAGTGGATTTCTAGTCAATAAATCACCATTACctgtctaa